A region of the Microcystis aeruginosa FD4 genome:
GGCAATTCGCAATGAATTGGATCGGGGGGGACAGATTTTTTATGTAGTACCCAGAATCGAGGGAATTGAAGAAAAAGCGGCAGCAATTCAAGGGATGATTCCTGGTGCGAGAATTGCCATCGGCCATGGTCGTATGGATGAGTCCGAATTAGAGACCACCATGTTAGCATTTAATAATGGGGAAGCGGATATCTTAGTTTGTACGACTATTGTGGAGTCAGGGTTAGATATTCCCAGAGTTAACACGATTATCATTGAAGATGCCCAAAAATTCGGTTTAGCGCAACTCTATCAACTGCGAGGACGGGTGGGGCGATCGGGAGTACAAGCGCACGCTTGGTTACTTTATCCAGCTAAGGGAGAACTAACAGAAACCGCTCGGGAAAGATTAAAGGCAATTCAAGAATTTACCCAGTTAGGATCGGGGTATCAATTAGCGACTAGGGATCTGGAAATTCGCGGTGCGGGTAACTTATTGGGTGCGGAACAATCGGGACAAATGGAAGCGATCGGTTTTGATCTATATATGGAAATGTTACAGGAAGCTTTGCGGGAAATTCAAGGTCAAGAAATTCCTCAAGTGGAGGATACCCAAATCGATCTGAAATTAACGGCATTTATTCCTAATGATTATATATCCGATCTGGAACAGAAAATGGATGTTTATCGGGCGATCGCTACTGCCAATTCTCAGAAAACTTTAGGACAAATTGCTGCCGATTTAGTCGATAGATACGGGGCAATTCCTTCCCCAGTGGCACAATTATTTAAGGTAATCGAGTTAAAACATCTGGCTAAATCCCTCGGTTTTTCGCGCATTAAACCCGATGGAAAACAGCATATTATCCTAGAAACTCCCATGGAGGAACCAGCTTGGAAATTATTACAAGAACACCTACCCCAACATATACAATCACGCTTTGTTTATAGTCCCAAACAGGTGACGGTTAGGGGTCTAGGATTGGTAAAACCACCACAGCAGTTAGACAGTTTATTGGAGTGGTTAGCTAAGTGTAAAGATGGTTTACCGACGAGGAATTAGACTAAATCCTGTTTAAAAAGTATAGGAGAGTGGGTGATGGGGAAAAGATAATCAATAAGAGTAATCTCCTGACTCCTATACTCTAACTGCTATAAAAAGCACCTCATATCTAGGAGGTGCTTTGGGGACGGAGAGAGAGGGATTCGAACCCTCGTTAAAGTTACCCCTAAACAGCATTTCCAGTGCTGCGCCTTCAACCGCTCGGCCATCTCTCCAATTAAGGTCACGATTATCAATCCTACAGCAAATGCTGCCGATCTGTCAAATTATTTTTCTTTTTCCGACGATGACCGATCAGGTTAGGGACTTGCGCTTTGATAATGTACCTTTTGGGCGAACGCAGTTCGCCCCTACATTGTGGACAAAATCCGTTACTGTAGGGGCGCAAAGCTTGCGCCCTCCGATCGATTGGGATATTATTCCCACGCAAGTCCCTAAGCACATCCTAGATATTGATTTAAGATTGCGGCCGTAGCTAGACCGGTTTTTTGCCAACTAAACTCATTAGCTCGTTTTTTGCCTAGATAACTTAATTTTGACTGTAATTGTCGATCTTGAGCGATAATTTTTAGGGCATCGGCTATGCACTCGACTCGATAGGGATCGATTAAAATTGCCGCTGTTGCCGTAACTTCGGGCAAAGATGACAAATTTGAGGTAATGACGGGTGTACCGCAGGCCATAGCCTCTAAAACGGGCAATCCAAAGCCTTCCCAGAGACTAGGGAAGACTAAAGCAGTGGCTTGACTGATAACTTTGGGTAGGTGATCGTAGGGGATATAATCGAGAAATTTAATGCGATCGCTAACTGCCAATTCTCGCGCTTGTTGTTGTAAATTGGGGGTATAACGGCGATCAAAGCTGCCGGCAATCCAAAGATGATAATCTGTTAAATCTGGGGGCAGTTGGGCAAAAGCGGCGATTAAACGCGGTAAATTTTTATAGGGATTGGGACGACCGAGATAGAGAAAATAGGGATGTTCTGGCTTATTATCTTCCATAGGGTGAAAGTGATAATTATCGTAGGCTAGGGGAATAGAAGTAATTTTATTGGCGGGAATTTGATAATATTCAGTGATATCTTTGGCCGTTGCCTGAGAGTTACAGATAATATGTTTTGCCTGTTGTAATACCTGCGGCACATAATAACGGAAATAGTGGGTTAAGGGGGAAGTAAAACTGGGAAACCGCAGGGGAATTAAATCGTGTACCATGACGACAAAGCGACAGGGAGAATTTATCGGCGCTTCCGGAAGGGGAGAAAAGAGTAAATTCGCCTTTAATTGTCGGTAAATTGACGGTAACTGCCACTGAGTCCAGAGTAAGCGTTTTAAATGACCTTTCGCTCCTCGATCAGGGCCGAGACCTTTGGGGATAGAATAACAGTTAAAGTCGGGATAACTATTAGCTGTTAGTAGGGTTGGTTCTAAATTTTTCAGGTAGGGTAAGAGGTTAAGAATGTAGGTACTGATTCCCGTGGGTTGGGGAAAAAGTACCGAGAGATTAATTAATAGGTTATGCTTTGTATTCACTAATTACCCTGTTGATATTTGCTGAGGATTTCTGAGATATATTGGTAGCCTTCCAGTCCAATAGATTTAATCAGGGAGGAACGTTCCTGACTGAAAGTCTGTTCAAAAGCTGCGATATTTTTGCCACGAATAACCGTTAATAGACTAGCAGCTTGTCGCCATTCTACTGCACCGATTTCGTGGAGCCAATACATTCCTAGAGAACCCATATAAATTGCCTGTTCAAAATTTTTGTCTTGATAGTAAGCTTCGCCTAAATAAGTTAGTAATAAACCTTGCAGATATACATCTCCGTAGTATTTGGCCGATTCCAATCCTTGTAGGAGAATATTAATCGCCTCTTGGGGTCTTTCAAGGACAAGATATGCTAAACCTAAACTGCTACAACAAAGGGATTTACTCTGCCAATCTTGGAGACTTTCCGCTAACTTTAATCCCTGCTGTAAATACTCGATCGAACTTTGATAAATTTCGGGATCATATCTCTCTAACTGTTGCGCTTCCTGTACCTGACTATAACCCAAATTAGCTAAAGCGTTAGCCTGTCCTAAACTATTACCCTGTTGACGACTTAAAATTAAAGCTCTCTGACTTAAATTAATCGCTTCTGTATAGTTTTTCTGGATAGCATTGAGACGAGATAAATGGTTTAAATTAGCTATTTCACAAGCAGAATCCTGTTGTTGACGAGCAATTTCTAAAGCTTGTTGATGACATTCTCTGGCCTGTGGATAGTCGCCACGAATGCGATTAGAATAGGCAATTAAAGTTAAAATTCTCGCCTTTTCTCCCGTGCCTTCCACATAACGCAGAGGAATTGATAAATAATCTAATGCTTCCTTGAGATAACTGCCAGAAAAGGAGGCAAAAATTCCTCCGTATAAAGGAAAATAGTCCCGTTGAGCAAAGGTTCTCAGAATTTGTAAAGCCATCTGAAAACAGCCGCGACTATAGAGGGAATTTTTACTAACTTGCTCGAAACTATTGGTTAACAGCGACCAAATTAAAGCAAAGGTGAGAAAGGTAGAAATGGATAATTTGGCTCCCAGTTTTTCGCTATAGATGCGCTGATCAAAAAAGTTAATTAGTCCTCTTTGGATATATTGAAAAACAATGGCAGTTTCTACCCAATCGGTTAAAGTTAAATCCTGAGTAATAGAATCAAAAGCTTGTTGATTAGCTAAACTTTCTAAGACTCGTTTTAACCAAGAGGGATTAACTTTACTTGCCCAAATTTGCCAGGGAGTCACTCGCTTATTATCATTAGTAAAACCAAGATTGCGATTTTGTTCGTAGAGCCAACTGGTGAGATCATTCGATAAATTTGACCAAGTATTTAACCCCAGATTAATCCCTGTGGCAATTTGCCATAAATCCGCTTCTCCCCGCTGCTGAGAAACTGTCTGTAAATGCTTGGCTAACTGTTGTAATTGTTCTAGGGTTAAAGCATTATTTTGATTGGGATCAATTAAATTTACTAACGTCAGTAAACGATCCTCTTGATCGATTTTCACCAGATTATCGATCGCCGCTGCAGTGAGAGAATTTTGCTGATTGGTTTTTTGATATTTTTCCCATTCACTTTCGATCGTTTCCAAGGCCCGCAAAACCCTAGTTGCTTTAATTTTTGTTTCTAACTGTGAGCGAGTAACGATGATTTTTTCAGTTAAACAACGCTCAAAAATTTCTCCTGTGCCGTTTTTTACTCCCTCGGCCAAAAGGTTATAAACCTGTGATTTAGCTCTAATTTTTCCTTCTAAAGTTAGATTGACAATGCGCTCAATTAGTGCATTATAAGTTTCCTTGAAGTTATCTCTATTTTCTGTCATAAGTGGTTTTTTCAGTTATCAGTAAACAGTAAACAGTGAAAAGACAGTAGGAAACCTCTAAGCTGTACTGAATTTAAACTGCATATTAGAAATTTTAGTACAAATGCTCATGCTTGTTCTCCCTGCTCCCAACTCCGGCACTCCAGTGCAGTCTTAACGAGTAATTTAGATAGTCAACAGCTGATTTAATGCTGCACACTTAAAACTTAAATCTGATCACTGCTCACTGATAACTGATAACTGATCACTGATCACTGATCACTGATCACTGATAACTGATTCAAGACTGACTGCTGTTGACCAAAGTAATTACCGTCACTTCGGGGGGACAAAAAAGACGACCGGGAAAATAGGTTCCTAAGCCGCGATTCACATATAATTGATTTTCCCCGACTCGATGAAATCCCTCGGACCATTGCCAGTATCGGACTACCCTGCTAAACTGCCGAGGAAAGGGGACCCATTGACCATAGGGTTCGGGCAGCGATCGCATAAGTTTCTCTAAAACTATCGGTAGAGAACCGATACCGGGGATAGTCACTTGACCTCCGTGGGTATGACCGGATAACTGCAAATCCACGCGCCAATCTTTTAAAATCATGGCTGTATCGGGATTGTGGGAAAGGACGAGTCTGGGTATATCGGGGGAAATTTGCTCGAGGATTTGCGGTAAAAATTCCCCAGACCAATAATCGGCCAATCCGACGATGGGAAAATTTTCGCCGTAGGGTGTGGCGATTTCATTCCAGAGTACCCGAATTCCCACGCTAGTTAAGGCTGATCTGACCGTTTCCCTTGCTTGCGGAAGATAACTGTCATGATTTCCTAAACAAGCATAAATACCCCCTTGACTTTTGAGAGCTTTCATGCTTTCGACTAGGGCAAAAATTGGACTGGGACTATCGGTAATAAAATCCCCCGTCAGGAAGATGAGATCGGGTTTTTCCTGATTAGTAATGGCGATCGCTTCTTGCAGGACAGCTACAGGCAAATGCTGTGCATCGCAGTGCAGATCTGACCACTGCACTAACTTGATCCCTTGCAGATGTGCCGGTAGGCCAGCAACTGCGATCGTTAATCTTTCTACCTGTAAGGATTCTAACCAAAAGGGTCGCATCGGTGAGCCGTTGTCGGTGAGTAGTTAAGTAGTCTATCAATTCCCGATGGGGTTGTTGGGGGATGCTTCCGCAAACATCCCTCTCTTAACGATTAGCCTTGAAATTTACTGATAATTCTCTCCATAGCGGCCTCGACGTTGGCACGACTATTAAAAGCCGATAGTCGGAAATAACCCTCTCCGGCAGCCCCAAAGCCGGATCCAGGGGTTCCCACCACATTACAGGTATGTAGCAGTTTATCGAAGAAATCCCAACTCGATAGACCCTGGGGCGTTTTTACCCAAACGTAGGGCGCATTTACGCCACCATGGACTTCTAAACCGGCAGCGGTTAATTTTTCTCGGATAATTGTTGCATTTTGTAAATAAAACTTGACAAGTTCTTCTACTTGTGCTTGTCCTTCCGGGGAATAAACCGCCTCGGCCCCCCGTTGGACAATGTAGGAAACGCCGTTAAATTTGGTCGATTGCCGACGATTCCACAGTTTCCAGAGTTGCACATCAGTGCCGTCGGCCGCTTTGGCCGTGAGACTTTGGGGAACCACGGTTAAAGCGCAACGGGTCCCGGTAAAACCGGCATTTTTAGAAAAAGAGCGAAATTCGATCGCACATTGCCGCGCCCCCTCGATTTCGTAGATGGAATGGGGTAAACTGGCATCGGTGATAAAGGCCTCGTAGGCCGCATCAAAAAAGATAATCGCTCCGTTTGCCCTAGCATAATTGACCCAAGCTGTCAAGTGTTCTTTGGTAGCCGTGGCCCCAGTGGGATTGTTGGGAAAACAGAGATAGATTAAATCGACTTTTTCGGTTGGAATCTCGGCAGTAAAGTTATTTTCGGCGGTAATTGGCAGATAAATCAGTCCCTCGTATTCACCGCGGTCGTTGGCCTCTCCCGTGTGTCCGGCCATAACGTTAGTATCGACGTAAACGGGATATACTGGGTCAGTTACGGCGATCGAGTTATTATGCCCAAAAATATCGAGAATATTGCCCGTATCGCACTTAGAACCGTCAGAAATAAAGATTTCATCGGCACTTATATCACAACCGCGAGCCTGAAAATCATGAACGGCGATTTTCTCCCTTAACCAAGCATAACCCTGTTCGGGCCCGTAACCCTTAAAGCTAGAGCGATCGCCCATTTCCTCCACCGCTTTAATCATGGCCTCGCGACAAGCTTGGGGCAAAGGTTCGGTGACATCCCCAATCCCCAGACGGATAATATTAGCATCGGGATTGGCTGCCGCAAAAGCTTGGACTCGTCGGGCAATTTCCGGAAAAAGATAACCCGCTTTTAGTTTTAAGTAATTACTGTTAATGGTTGCCATAATTATTATTCTTGTTTCAGTCGCAACCTTTAATTCTATAATAGTCGGTCATCGGCCGTCAGTTTCGATCGCCCTCCTTCAGGGACTAGGATTGGGTGTGGTCTGTTGTCTTTCGATATACAATCAGAGAAAAACCTCTTAATAACTGACATTAGTATGGGTGAATCAAAACGTCGTCAATCGGCCCTGGGTGATAAATATGGACAGGAAGAAAATATCCTGCCTTGGCTACCGATTACCAAAAGTCAAGCGGCCCAAGCTTACAAGTTAACCACTAGGGGTGCCTGGATTGGTATAGGAGTTTTAGCCGGGGTTTGGGTGGTTATTCGCTTTGTCGGGCCGGCTTTCGGTTGGTGGAATGTCCAATGACTGGTTAAGGCTGCATCAGTTATCAGTTAGCTGAGTATCACTTAATTCTCTGCCATTATTATCGAAAATTGTCTCAAAGCTCTCATTTTTAAGCTTTTCTTTCAGTTGCTCTGGGTCATTGCGATCGCCGTAGATCTGTCGTACTCCGGCAACTGGAGCGGGTTTATTGCCACGAATGAACATCGGATTTTAGCAGGTCAAAAGCCTTATTTTAAAAGGTTTTTACCATTATTCAGCAACCCCTAATTAGTCAACAGAGGAGGTCAAAATTATGACTTTAGCAAAGGTAAAAAATCTGTATGATCAAGATTTTGCTTTGTGGATAGAGAAGACGGTTAAGCAATTAAAATCTGGGGATTTATCTCAGGTTGATTTAGAGAATTTGATCGAGGAGGTGGAATCTTTGGGAAGACGAGACAAAAGGGAACTAAAAAACCGTCTAATTACATTATTTGAACACGCTTTAAAACGCCGTTATCTTCCTTTATCCGACTGTTATCGAGGTTGGGAAGTAACAATTAAACGCTGTCAATCGAAGTTAAAAGATATCCTTAAAGATTCGCCTAGTTTATGCAGTTTTTTAACCGATATTTGTGATGATTGTTATCAGGAAGCGGTGGAGAATATGCGAATTAAATATGATGCTATTTTCCCCGATGTTTGTCCTTTTTCTAAGGATATTGATGGTTTATTAAATCATAAGTTTTGGAAAAGTTAAACTTTGATACTAAATCCGTTGAGTAGAGGCAATAGGCAATAGGGGGAATAAATAATCAGTCTTTAATAACCAGATTTAGTGTGATTTTCAAGGAATAAATTTAAGTTTAACAGGGAGAAAAATTATGACTTTAGCAAAGGTAAAAAATCTTTATGATCAAGATTTTGCTTTGTGGGTAGAGAAGACGGTCAAACAATTAAAATCTGGGGATTTATCTCAAGTTGATTTAGAGAATTTGATCGAGGAGGTGGAATCTTTGGGGAAAAGTCAACGCAAAGCGGTTGATAATTTTTTAACTCGTTTATTAGAACATTTATTAAAACGTTGTTATGTGGTTCTTCCCGATTGTTATCGGGGGTGGGAAATTGAAATTAGAAATTTTCGCAACGATTTAAAGAAGGAATTTAAGTATTCTCCTAGTTTGAAAAGGTTTATGATAGAGATTTTAGAAGAATGTTATCGAGAAGCTTTAGAAGCGGTGAAAGAGGATTATCCAGACTCTAATTTTCCCGATGTTTGTCCTTTTTCTAAGGATATTGATGGCTTATTAAATCAGAAGTTTTGGCAAGATGAAAAATATGCCAGTTCCTAATCCTTGGGGGGAATTGCCATCACTTGATTCTCATTAACCACAACCAATTTACCGCCCAATTTTTCGATATTTTCCTTGGCTAACTTGCGGGTTTCTTCTTCTTTGCTATTCAGCCAGACTAACATCCATGCACCGACTCTAGGGGCGCGACTATCAGGATTAGTTTCTAAAAATTTTACCGTTCCCCTAGCGGATTTTTCGATAAATTCATTACCGGCAATTTTCGCCCAATCGGCGGCCATTTGATTCGAGTTTTTTGCCGCGGGAATATCGCCTAAAAATAATAGTTCATCGACTCCTTTATATAGCCAAAGAAAATAGGCATCAGTAACATCAGGAGTGAGTTTTGATAAACCTTTATTCATAATCTCAATCGTTCTTTCGGGTTTGCCAGCATTCACGGAAGAAGCCACGGACATCATCAAATAGGCGCGGATAAATTTGGGGTCATTTTTGGTGACAATCTCCATAAAATCGGGACTTAAACCGTAACCAGTTTCCCGGCGAGCATCCACATCGCCATAATATTGAATAAACTGCAACATTGACCAATTAGCCAACATATTGCCAAAGCCAAAAGAAGGCATATTTTTTAATAACTGAACCTGAGTATTTTCTAGGCGAGATTCTTGACTATAATTTCTTTCTGATAACTTTTCTTTTGTCAAGGTTTTCACCTTTTCCTGTTGCATTTCGACAATGGCCACCATTAGCCCACCGATAACAGCGACTAAACCAAGAGTTTTAAGTAAGGATAGATTGAGAGATTTTTTTGTATTTAGCATAGCTTTAAAGAAAAGTTGTAACTACCGAGGTCTTGACAAATTAGGAAAAAACCAGAACTTCCCCCTTGAGAACTTGAGTTAAAACTTGTAGGATGTTTTGACCTTGTTTTCTGGTTGTAGAAATTAGAGAACAAATCAGGGTAAAATGCTCCACACCCGGCCAAGAACGGAAACCTCCACTGATTTTTTGACGACACTTCATCTTTAGGAGAAACACTGTAGCATTTAATTTAACAAATATTACCGAGTATGGCAATTAAAGTTAACTCTATTTCTGGAAAGGATTCAATAAAAATACTTTCACCTCGATAATATTTCTGAATAGCTTGATAACTACCATGCAGCGGATGGCGATAAACTTCTAAACATTCTTCCTTGAGATTGACAATCCAAACCTCTTGAATATTTGCCTCCGCATAAAGAGGGATTTTAGTATAGCGATCATAATCGAGGGTAGAATCGGAAACCTCAATAATTAAATAGATATCTTGGGGACAAGGATGGGCCAAAGCATAGAAATCTTCACGAGGTATTAGTAAACTTAAATCTGGTTCTGGTTGAGAATTATTATTTAATCTAA
Encoded here:
- a CDS encoding Uma2 family endonuclease, producing MSLSLITRKFTVEEYEKMTTQGIIKPDEKVELIRGEIIKMSPMGTRHAAGIYRLTQLFYRKFGDLILLGVQNPIRLNNNSQPEPDLSLLIPREDFYALAHPCPQDIYLIIEVSDSTLDYDRYTKIPLYAEANIQEVWIVNLKEECLEVYRHPLHGSYQAIQKYYRGESIFIESFPEIELTLIAILGNIC
- a CDS encoding glycosyltransferase family 4 protein, whose product is MNTKHNLLINLSVLFPQPTGISTYILNLLPYLKNLEPTLLTANSYPDFNCYSIPKGLGPDRGAKGHLKRLLWTQWQLPSIYRQLKANLLFSPLPEAPINSPCRFVVMVHDLIPLRFPSFTSPLTHYFRYYVPQVLQQAKHIICNSQATAKDITEYYQIPANKITSIPLAYDNYHFHPMEDNKPEHPYFLYLGRPNPYKNLPRLIAAFAQLPPDLTDYHLWIAGSFDRRYTPNLQQQARELAVSDRIKFLDYIPYDHLPKVISQATALVFPSLWEGFGLPVLEAMACGTPVITSNLSSLPEVTATAAILIDPYRVECIADALKIIAQDRQLQSKLSYLGKKRANEFSWQKTGLATAAILNQYLGCA
- a CDS encoding DUF2839 domain-containing protein, which codes for MGESKRRQSALGDKYGQEENILPWLPITKSQAAQAYKLTTRGAWIGIGVLAGVWVVIRFVGPAFGWWNVQ
- a CDS encoding DUF29 domain-containing protein produces the protein MTLAKVKNLYDQDFALWVEKTVKQLKSGDLSQVDLENLIEEVESLGKSQRKAVDNFLTRLLEHLLKRCYVVLPDCYRGWEIEIRNFRNDLKKEFKYSPSLKRFMIEILEECYREALEAVKEDYPDSNFPDVCPFSKDIDGLLNQKFWQDEKYASS
- a CDS encoding DUF29 domain-containing protein; this translates as MTLAKVKNLYDQDFALWIEKTVKQLKSGDLSQVDLENLIEEVESLGRRDKRELKNRLITLFEHALKRRYLPLSDCYRGWEVTIKRCQSKLKDILKDSPSLCSFLTDICDDCYQEAVENMRIKYDAIFPDVCPFSKDIDGLLNHKFWKS
- a CDS encoding metallophosphoesterase: MRPFWLESLQVERLTIAVAGLPAHLQGIKLVQWSDLHCDAQHLPVAVLQEAIAITNQEKPDLIFLTGDFITDSPSPIFALVESMKALKSQGGIYACLGNHDSYLPQARETVRSALTSVGIRVLWNEIATPYGENFPIVGLADYWSGEFLPQILEQISPDIPRLVLSHNPDTAMILKDWRVDLQLSGHTHGGQVTIPGIGSLPIVLEKLMRSLPEPYGQWVPFPRQFSRVVRYWQWSEGFHRVGENQLYVNRGLGTYFPGRLFCPPEVTVITLVNSSQS
- a CDS encoding LL-diaminopimelate aminotransferase, which produces MATINSNYLKLKAGYLFPEIARRVQAFAAANPDANIIRLGIGDVTEPLPQACREAMIKAVEEMGDRSSFKGYGPEQGYAWLREKIAVHDFQARGCDISADEIFISDGSKCDTGNILDIFGHNNSIAVTDPVYPVYVDTNVMAGHTGEANDRGEYEGLIYLPITAENNFTAEIPTEKVDLIYLCFPNNPTGATATKEHLTAWVNYARANGAIIFFDAAYEAFITDASLPHSIYEIEGARQCAIEFRSFSKNAGFTGTRCALTVVPQSLTAKAADGTDVQLWKLWNRRQSTKFNGVSYIVQRGAEAVYSPEGQAQVEELVKFYLQNATIIREKLTAAGLEVHGGVNAPYVWVKTPQGLSSWDFFDKLLHTCNVVGTPGSGFGAAGEGYFRLSAFNSRANVEAAMERIISKFQG
- a CDS encoding tetratricopeptide repeat protein; the encoded protein is MTENRDNFKETYNALIERIVNLTLEGKIRAKSQVYNLLAEGVKNGTGEIFERCLTEKIIVTRSQLETKIKATRVLRALETIESEWEKYQKTNQQNSLTAAAIDNLVKIDQEDRLLTLVNLIDPNQNNALTLEQLQQLAKHLQTVSQQRGEADLWQIATGINLGLNTWSNLSNDLTSWLYEQNRNLGFTNDNKRVTPWQIWASKVNPSWLKRVLESLANQQAFDSITQDLTLTDWVETAIVFQYIQRGLINFFDQRIYSEKLGAKLSISTFLTFALIWSLLTNSFEQVSKNSLYSRGCFQMALQILRTFAQRDYFPLYGGIFASFSGSYLKEALDYLSIPLRYVEGTGEKARILTLIAYSNRIRGDYPQARECHQQALEIARQQQDSACEIANLNHLSRLNAIQKNYTEAINLSQRALILSRQQGNSLGQANALANLGYSQVQEAQQLERYDPEIYQSSIEYLQQGLKLAESLQDWQSKSLCCSSLGLAYLVLERPQEAINILLQGLESAKYYGDVYLQGLLLTYLGEAYYQDKNFEQAIYMGSLGMYWLHEIGAVEWRQAASLLTVIRGKNIAAFEQTFSQERSSLIKSIGLEGYQYISEILSKYQQGN